The sequence below is a genomic window from Ignavibacteriales bacterium.
ATTAATGAACACAGTGAAAACATAATAGCCAGACCTGAAAAACCATATCTTAATGGAATGCGCAAATAATCATTAACAAGTAAATGACCGCTGATCTTTTTTGTGTAAATCGCCGATTCTGTTATGGTAAAATTTTTCATTTTTCTTCCCTGAAATTTACTTACGAGTCCTTCGCAACAAATCAAATTCAAATTATTATTAAATAACGGGGTCTCCAGAAGAGAGCCTTCATAAATATTATCGGATGAAAATGAGAAAAGTTTAGGGATGTGCTTAATAAAAATTTGTATAATTAACGGGATTTAATAACAATCAGGCTGAGATCATCTTCAAATTTGCTGTTGGTAAAGAGACTGAATTCCGATTTTATTTTTTCCAGGGCATCAACAGAATCATTTACTTCTGCGACAACCTCCATAAGCTTTTTTGAACCAAATGGTTCACCGGCAGCATTTCGCGATTCGAAAATTCCATCAGTCAGCATAAACAGTAAATCGTTTTTATTAAGCTGAATGAACACATCGGAATAATTTCCTTCTGCGGCAAATCCAAGCAGTAATCCGTTTGACTGAATTCTTTTCATTTCCCCGGTCGTCCCATTTTTATAAATAATCGGTAGATCTCCTGCACCAGTGTATTTTACCGTCTTGTTTTGTTTATCAATCACCAGAATACTCAGAGTCGCAAAAACTTCTGAAACCTTTGCATCCTGGTAAACGGAATTATTCACACGTTGAAGTATATCGCTTGGAGTAAATCCTTTTGCATTCTGCAGTACAACTCTTAATGCGCTGCGTACATAACCCGCATAAGCAAATGCGAAATACCATGCACCCCATTTCTTTCCCATGACATCGCCAAGTACTACAGCCATATGATTATCATCTAGAGGAAAATAATCCAGGAAATCGCCGCCCGGAATTCCCTGAAAAGGAATGTGCCAATGTTTAATATCAAATCCGTCTAATTCAGGAAAACTTTCAGGAACAACTTTAGCACGCAATGAATCTGCAGCATCGTGCAGTTCTGTAACAACTTTTTCTCTTTCTTTGCCAAGACTTTTTATGATAGCACTTACCTTTGCAACTACTACTCTTGGTCCGGCTGTCTTAACAACATAGTCTGCAATTCCGAGATCATAGCCATCAAGTATATCTGTTTCATTTCCCTTTGCGGTAAGGAATACAAACGGAATGGATTTCAACTGCTGATCGGCAAGTAGCATTTTTCTGAACTCATAACCATCTACGCCGGGCATCATAATGTCAGAAATTATTAAGTCCGGTGAGATCATATGAGCCATTTTAAAGCCTTCTTCAGCACTTATGGCGATGCTGCAGTCAAACCCTGCTTTATTAAGATTGAACTGAAATAATTTTGCCAGCGAAACATCATCATC
It includes:
- a CDS encoding response regulator is translated as MNSDEKKSVLIIDDDITIRKLISHHLKIKDYSVLEATNPDEGFSQLNNQKVDLVLCDVTMGDMDGFSFCRKVRESEKYRLLPFVFVTAKNSIEDKSMALEAGGDDIITKPFDVNDLLIKVQALIRRSDIYKVYGAKKHLEQSFSSAMAKILIVDDDVSLAKLFQFNLNKAGFDCSIAISAEEGFKMAHMISPDLIISDIMMPGVDGYEFRKMLLADQQLKSIPFVFLTAKGNETDILDGYDLGIADYVVKTAGPRVVVAKVSAIIKSLGKEREKVVTELHDAADSLRAKVVPESFPELDGFDIKHWHIPFQGIPGGDFLDYFPLDDNHMAVVLGDVMGKKWGAWYFAFAYAGYVRSALRVVLQNAKGFTPSDILQRVNNSVYQDAKVSEVFATLSILVIDKQNKTVKYTGAGDLPIIYKNGTTGEMKRIQSNGLLLGFAAEGNYSDVFIQLNKNDLLFMLTDGIFESRNAAGEPFGSKKLMEVVAEVNDSVDALEKIKSEFSLFTNSKFEDDLSLIVIKSR